TGGTCGATAAAatgattgattttcttttcacaTTTAATAGGAAAGACAGGAAAAGGGGGTTGAACCTGTTGGAGATGAAGATGTAGCAAGGGCTCTTCTTGCTGCTTGCAAGAATGCGACTGAGCCTGTACTGAACACTTATGATCAGTTATTAACGAGTGGTGCTATTTTACCCTCGCCCAACCTCAGGCTACGCCTTCTCCGATCAGTACTAGTGATTCTTCGTGAGTGGGCAATGTCATTGTTTGCACAGAGAATGGGTACAAGTAGTAGGGGGGCTTCTTTGATATTAGGTGGAACATTTTCAGGGGAGCAGAGAGCAGTCGTTAACCAAGGAGTTCGAGATAAGATCTCTACTGCAGCCAACAGGTGAGTTTATTTATGTGCTTTTATGCAAAACAAACACGTTAATTGTTTGCTCACTGTCAACTGAGTAATTATATGTGTAGAGTATAATACTATAATAGCTGCATTGCCTGTGGTTTGCACTAAAGTTTGGAGTTTCATCAGTTCTATCCCGCTCTGTAACCCTGAACTCACAAAATAAAGTGCCTCAATAAGCAAGATATGTATGGTGATACAAAGTACACAGAAATATTATGTGGCATAGTTATAAGATTTACTTGGAGTGAACAGAGACGCTTCTGACTCTGGATAACTTAATGTTTCCTTTTGCTCTTCCCAATTCCCATGGATGAAATATAACTACATAGACAATGCATAGGAATCAATCTTGTCAATCCATTAATATTGATACTGAGCAAGAGTTTCAATATATGTTCAACTGTTCAAGTTAAGAATTCTCTTGTTGTATTTGGAATTGCAGGTATATGACTGAGGTACGGAGGTTGGCTCTTCCACAGCATCTTACCGAACCTATTTTCCAGGGATTTCGAGAACTAGAAGAGTCACTCTTAAGTCCCTTCCCTTTTGATCGTTATTGATTGTTCATTGCTTGATATAGTGTTGTACCATATTTCTGTTGCTAGAAGCAGTAGTTGCTTGTACATTGGTTCGATATGTAATCATGTTCAAGAGACTTAGAACTCGATTTCTTTGAAAAAGAATGAGCTAACAATAAAGTTGTCTTCGATAAGCCTACCTGTCTGCCCGTCATTCCATCAGTAGATTCAGGTTTTGTTGCCTATTGGTGTCATTACATTATTATGTGACACTGAGTCCTTCTGTAACTGTTTTGGAGGCCTTGCCTTTGTATCAAAATCATCGCTCTTGTTAATGATTTTGCCCATTTCTGAAATGATAATCTTTGCAATTTTGACAAACCGGCCATTTCTATTAGTCAACTCAGAAACCGACCTTATCCTATTGGTGAACACCAACTCTCTCCCCATGTCTCATTGGAAATCTGGCGTCTTTGAATATGACGGATTAGACTGGACCATCACCAAACTAGTTTTATAGTTGTGATAAAAtgtcttattttttttctcttaagATAATATAATACAACTATAAATCAAACTATCGACTACTGCCACCTAATTTAAGACTACGTAAGTTATTCCATGCTtataatttcaatattttgaGCATGTAAAATGTTAGTTAAGAAAATGCAAGAAGAACGTTCCTCCTCAACAACGGTGTCAAACCTAAGTAGCACGGGCACGTGCTCATGGCACCGTATTGGGCGTCCGACATGGACATGGACAtgctcggacacgcgaactgaaTTTGAACAAGGcccggacacgcaccaactcataataaaagtgaaaatgcttatggtgagaatcgaaccttggtcatccaaggcactcaacaactccttaatcattccaacagattcaatttttgttatatttatgcacactttaatatatataaggagagaaactcgtgataaaagtaagaatgcttgtggtgggattcgaacatTGGTTATtcaaggtacttatcaagtccttagccattctaacaagttatgttttcatcattttaatgcacactttgacatatatatacatctaaaattctaaatacttttaaatttataaataatttttttaataaataaatatattaaaaataatatttaattaacgtatacatcacgtgtccgtgtccaaaaacaTTTCTATATGCCGTGTTTACGTATCAAATCGTTTCCAATACAAATACTCGTGtctgtgtccgtgtccgtaCCACTTAGTGTCAAACCAATCTTCTCAACGAGTTATGACTCATCTTAGATTTAATGCAATCTTTTGAATCTCTCATTCTCTATGTGCATTAACTACAGGAGCTATCAACATTTAATTGTAGTCACTAATAAAAAGACTCGAACGTCTTGTTATATATCAAACATGACGCACCAAGTCATCACTTATAGAAAAGACTTGATTGATCAGAGTTTTTGTTGGAGAAAAGATAAGATCGTAAAGTATTAGCTGATAAGATCATAAGATGGTAAAATTACCTTGCTGGTGACTAAGCATAATTGAAGCCAAGTTTCATTTCAACTTGCCAAATATCGAGTTACTGACACCAAAAATAGGAGGGTATACCCGTCATTCCCCCCAACAACCGCAGTTCTAACTGTTAGCAACCTTCCCGAAGTCGTTCGCTACTCAAATGGTCAATtgggagaaaagagagaactGCCACGACTGAAAAGACTTTAAAGACCcgaaattaatattaaaaataagaaaggaagaaaaagaaaactgagGAGGGCgacattttttttcctcaGTTTCCGATTTCAATTACCAGTCTCTGCAGATCTCATCTCCTCCGGTAGTCTTCAACTTTCCGGCGAAGAAACCCTAACAGACATGTTCCGATTGGAGCAGGAGAAGATCCGAAAGCGAATTTGACACCTCCGAATCCGGTTTCCtctacctctctctctctctctctcaatcggCGCAAGTTCCGATTACGACCGGAGGTTGAGCTGGTGAATTGCTGCTGCACATGGCCGACGCTCTCACTGTGATTCCCGCCGGCGTGCTCCGGAACCTGGCGGACAAGCTCTACGAGAAGCGCAAGAATGCTGCTCTCGAGGTCTGTGTTCTTCTTCTGcatttttagggttttggatTAGATCTTAAGAGTTcaatcggttcggtttttagtGTGTGTGTTGGCGTTTGTGTATAGGTTGAGGGAATCGTGAAGCAGCTCACGATGGCCGGCGATCATGATAAGATTACGGCCGTGATCAAATTGCTCACTACGGAATTTACTTATTCACCGCAAGCGAATCACCGCAAGGTAATTGATGTGAAGAATTTTGTACTAGTTTTTCGTTTAGTTTTGGTGTACTATTTTGTGGCTTCAATTTGCTATGGTTGATGGTTGAATGTTTATATGCTCAGTTTGTGTATGTGTTTGTTGTGGTTTTTGTGTAGGGAGGACTGATAGGGTTAGCTGCTGCAACAGTTGGGTTGACCAGCGAAGCGGCTCAGCATCTTGAGGTAAACCTAAAACCCTTGAGTATAGATTGATCAGTTTCTTTAGATTTCTGCCTAAATGATGGACTATTAAGATGTCAAAGTCTAGGCATATGTGATCATTGTGTTTTCGAGGTAGAATTAGTTGTGGTACTGGTGTGCTAAACTATCAATATAGCAGTATGTTGACCTTAGCCAGAGTGTTTGGTTCTACTAATTAAATTTAGTTACTGGCATAAGAATAAGCTGTAATATGTTACTAGGGATGAGTATAACATTGCTTGTTACTGTAATCTAGTGTGGTGTGAGTGATGCGCTTTATTTTCCGAGTTTGCAATATCTGAGCTCTTGGGCATCTCCAGGAACTAGTAACTATTACAAAACTTGGGTTGTTTTGATTCTTTCTGTACAAGATTAGTTGCATGTAGGTGAGAAGATTTTGATTTAAGTAGATCTGAAGGTTTTACACTGATCAACAGATGGCCGTGTGATTGCTTTCATCAAGATTTTTTGCTTCTAAGTTCTTCGGGTTGGCCTAAGCAATGGCTAACCCTTGGAAATCTTAATTCGATAATGCCTTTCAAAATCTCCTAGTTTACATCATACTTTATGTGATGTTGTATTCACTATTCCTGTAATCCACTATTTATATTATCAGTGATATCTAGTCTTAGTTCATAAAAGGTTTAATGAGAACAGCAGGTAGGTGGCTGTGGATTGAGTCATTATATTGGTAAGTACAATGGGATAACTAGGCTATCTTTCCAAACTGAATTTTATTTGGTTGGTCAGTCTGATAAAAGTATCAGAACCTGAGGAGCCAttctatttttaaaatttaaaaaaaaaaaatttgcgtAAACATATTGGTAAGTTGTGAGTTAAGTGGTGCGGGTAACTAGACATATCTTTTGAAACTGAAGTCCTAGTGCGGAGTGAGCGTAGGCACACAATTGAGCTAGTTTGataatgttgaagatgttcagAATTATATAGTGCTACACGTTGTCTAACAAATTGTATCATATTTCCAATTTGTACTATATATTTCCAACAGATTAGAAATTCTAACACTTCCCTACATAATGAAGTTAGAGGTCTCAAAAACTCCCTCCAGGCATTGTTTGATTCTGTAGGCTTCCATCATCTGTCTTGAGCTGTCCATTTTGTAGTTTAAACTCATGCACATTAACCTGAAAGCAGTAGTACTTAGTCAATTGCATGATGCCATTTTTGGTTCCTTCCAGATATAAAATTGcaagtttattttatttccatGCATCAGTTATTCAATGCTTAAACATTCTTTATTGGTTTActgaatatttattttcttctcatgTATCTGCCAGCAAATTGTGCCTCCTGTGCTTAATTCCTTTTGTGACCAAGATAGCAGAGTTCGTTATTATGCTTGTGAAGCACTATACAACATTGCAAAGGTGAAAAATGATTAGGTGGCTGATTCACTGAATTAATATGGTGTCCCTGACCTTGACcttaatattatttctttttcatgGTGCTCAGGTTGTACGAGGAGATTTTATTATATTCTTCAATCAGATTTTTGATGCCTTGTGCAAGCTGTCAGCAGACTCAGATGCTAATGTACAAAGTGCCGCTCATCTTTTAGATCGGCTTGTAAAGGTATGTAACCAGTTCAAACTATCgcattctcttttttttcacccaaaaaaaaactttcgACCTCTGAAAAATCGATCTTTTCCACTTTCTTCTTATCATTTACATATGCGCTCTGTATGCCCTATACTTAATTCTCTTTATAAATTGAAGCAGGATATCGTTACTGAAAGTGACCAGTTCAGGTGCGTAATATTCCTGATCTGGTTCAGAAGTATATTCTATTGTATTCTCGAGACAGTAATGCAACATTTACATTACGATATTTTATTTCTGTTTTCTCTTATGCAGCATTGAAGAATTTATACCATTACTGAGGGAGCGTATGAATGTTCTAAATCCCTATGTCCGCCAATTTTTGGTAGGATGGATCACTGTTTTAGACAGCGTGCCAGATATTGATATGCTGGGTTTCCTTCCCGACTTTCTTGATGGTATGTCTTTTTTAatgtgaaaagaaaatatgctttctttcatttttaatCATTTCCTAGTTTGATTTGAACTCACAATTTGCTGTTAAATATCAGGTTTGTTTAATATGTTAAGCGATTCAAGCCATGAGATAAGACAACAGGCTGATTCAGCTCTTTCAGAGTTTCTCCAAGAGATTAAAAACTCCCCAGTAAGATATTTGACTGTTAATGTCTCAATTCTGTAACGGTTTCTGTTGTACGTGTTTACTGGTTGCTTTGGAAGAATTTCGGCCGGTCAATTTTCCATATTTTCTTGTGtatgtgtgtttctttgttgGTCTCTGTTTCCTCTTTCTCTTGCATCTCTCAGTATATATGTACTGTCATTCAGTCAGTGTGGCTCATTATCCTTGTCTCATGGTAATACAGATATATGTTTCATTTCAAGTATGTAGCTTTATGAGGGAGCGCATGTGTGCTAAATTTATATTGGAAGTATATGGAATTATCTTTTGGTTAAATAATGAGGGTGGTTGACCATGCATCACTTATCCTTGTTatcaatattttatttatatcatGTTATGTTCATTTGTAATTTTCTGACTCGAGCAGTGCTACTCTTGAAGTCTGTAGATTATGGTCGCATGGCTGAAATACTGGTGCAGAGGGCTGCTTCTCCAGATGAATTTACTCGTTTAACAGCTATCACATGGGTGAGTGAAAGTAAATGTAGAATTACTTGTATCATTCATCTACAGTCTTTATAGTTGATGTTCTCGATATGGAGACGGATCACTGTTTTGTGTAGATTTATTATATTTGAATAGGGATGTGCTTCTTGAATTTGCAGATAAATGAGTTTGTAAAACTTGGTGGGGACCAGCTTGTTCCCTACTACGCTGATATATTGGGAGCAATTTTACCCTGCATATCCGATAAAGAGGAGAAAATCAGAGTGGTAGGTCTTATGGTTTCCTTCATTcccttttttgttgttttttccTCTTTCTTGTTGGGGGTGTGGATGATAATTTGATTTTGCAGCTTATTGTGGATTTCTTTCACTGAATTATTTTCTCCTCACCTAAGGTTGCTCGCGAAACCAATGAAGAGCTTCGTGCTATTAATGCAGATCCAGCTGAAGGGTTCGATGTTGGAGCAATCCTCTCTATTGCAAGGAGGTTAGTTTTTATAACCAACACAAGCTAGGGTGAtattactttttatttttatcgtATGTTAGTTGCCATTTATATCTGTGTTTTATGATCAGGCAACTATCTAGTGAGTGGGAGGCTACTAGAATTGAAGCATTGCATTGGATTTCCAACCTTTTAAATAGACAACGTACTGAggtaaattgtaattttttttgcatGGTTGGTTCATACCTGTTTTTATGCAATCAATTTTCCTGGAAGTACCTATTGAACTGTTCTTTTACTCCcgaaaataaatttttcatGAATGTAATATTCATATGTTTCCTttgtttctattccaattcaatTCTGGTTATGCACTGACTGGTTATGCTTGTATAGAATATAGTAAGTTATTAATTATCCTAAATAGGAGTGGTCGTTTGCTTGACATTTTAAAATCATGTTGCTTTGTGGTACTTGGTTCTATGAATGATAATTTATTAGTGGACAAATGGAATAGATCACCTTTCGTTTTCCTATATTACAAAGGGGCTAGTAGTGGACGAACTATGAACCAAATCGAATAtacacacacgcacacacaccACTTTTATTGTATCTGAAACTACATTTACTGCAATGTAACATTGAGATACACAAGCGATATATAATAAGGTAAATGATATGCCTGTAGATGAATTGAATTATTAATAGTTATCGGGCTCATCTCCCTTTTTTGGATAAGTTCTAATTAATTTTACATGAAACAGGTATTGACGTATCTGAATGACATATTTGACACTCTTTTGGAAGCACTTTCAGATCCTTCTGATCAGGTAATCTGTATGGGCTTTAATGTAAATAAGTAGCTTATTAACATGTTGAATGGCATTCATGTGGATATCTAATATTGCAAGTTTGATGCCCAGGTGGTTCTCCTGGTTCTAGAGGTTCATGCATGCATAGCGAAAGATCCACAACACTTCCGTCAGCTTGTCATCTTCCTTGTTCATAATTTCCGTGTAGATAATTCTCTTCTGGAAAAGtgagtctctctctctctctctctctctctctccagctGTAGCTGTTGGTGGGTGACTTTTCTTGATATAATTCttctcatattttctttttgttcccAGACGTGGTGCTTTGATAATTCGCCGACTTTGTGTGCTTTTAGATGCTGAAAGGGTTTACCGAGAACTGTCTACTATATTAGAAGGAGAGTCGAACCTGGATTTTGCATCTATTATGGTTCAGGTAGGttgttatttatataaaaGCAATTATTGCATAAAGCTATATGCATCAGTGATTTTGCACCTGTATTCTTTTTactgaatgaagttttctccTATTCCCTACAAGTAAACTCTTTGCTATGGGAGAGGCTTTGAACATTACCAattatatagttttttttttcactttttgcAGCAGTTCATGTTTCAGTTAGTTTTCATAAGTTATTCACGTGCTTG
This is a stretch of genomic DNA from Argentina anserina chromosome 4, drPotAnse1.1, whole genome shotgun sequence. It encodes these proteins:
- the LOC126791290 gene encoding protein VAC14 homolog isoform X2, whose protein sequence is MADALTVIPAGVLRNLADKLYEKRKNAALEVEGIVKQLTMAGDHDKITAVIKLLTTEFTYSPQANHRKGGLIGLAAATVGLTSEAAQHLEQIVPPVLNSFCDQDSRVRYYACEALYNIAKVVRGDFIIFFNQIFDALCKLSADSDANVQSAAHLLDRLVKDIVTESDQFSIEEFIPLLRERMNVLNPYVRQFLVGWITVLDSVPDIDMLGFLPDFLDGLFNMLSDSSHEIRQQADSALSEFLQEIKNSPSVDYGRMAEILVQRAASPDEFTRLTAITWINEFVKLGGDQLVPYYADILGAILPCISDKEEKIRVVARETNEELRAINADPAEGFDVGAILSIARRQLSSEWEATRIEALHWISNLLNRQRTEVLTYLNDIFDTLLEALSDPSDQVVLLVLEVHACIAKDPQHFRQLVIFLVHNFRVDNSLLEKRGALIIRRLCVLLDAERVYRELSTILEGESNLDFASIMVQALNLILLTSSELSDLRDLLKQSLVNPSGKDLFVSLYASWCHSPMAIISLCLLSQTYQHASTVIQSLVEEDINVKFLVHLDKLIRLLETPIFVYLRLQLLEPGRHMWLLKALYGLLMLLPQQSAAFKILRTRLKTVPTYSFGGEQPRRTSSGNSYQILHHMSSGSQVIEDGDLNPNQDSKFSHHGINFTARLQQFEQMQQQHRQHTKDQAQVRSNSTSSTTQQDVQRPEELSRTSSDVNRPPSRSRRGPGQLQL
- the LOC126791290 gene encoding protein VAC14 homolog isoform X1, translated to MADALTVIPAGVLRNLADKLYEKRKNAALEVEGIVKQLTMAGDHDKITAVIKLLTTEFTYSPQANHRKGGLIGLAAATVGLTSEAAQHLEQIVPPVLNSFCDQDSRVRYYACEALYNIAKVVRGDFIIFFNQIFDALCKLSADSDANVQSAAHLLDRLVKQDIVTESDQFSIEEFIPLLRERMNVLNPYVRQFLVGWITVLDSVPDIDMLGFLPDFLDGLFNMLSDSSHEIRQQADSALSEFLQEIKNSPSVDYGRMAEILVQRAASPDEFTRLTAITWINEFVKLGGDQLVPYYADILGAILPCISDKEEKIRVVARETNEELRAINADPAEGFDVGAILSIARRQLSSEWEATRIEALHWISNLLNRQRTEVLTYLNDIFDTLLEALSDPSDQVVLLVLEVHACIAKDPQHFRQLVIFLVHNFRVDNSLLEKRGALIIRRLCVLLDAERVYRELSTILEGESNLDFASIMVQALNLILLTSSELSDLRDLLKQSLVNPSGKDLFVSLYASWCHSPMAIISLCLLSQTYQHASTVIQSLVEEDINVKFLVHLDKLIRLLETPIFVYLRLQLLEPGRHMWLLKALYGLLMLLPQQSAAFKILRTRLKTVPTYSFGGEQPRRTSSGNSYQILHHMSSGSQVIEDGDLNPNQDSKFSHHGINFTARLQQFEQMQQQHRQHTKDQAQVRSNSTSSTTQQDVQRPEELSRTSSDVNRPPSRSRRGPGQLQL